A single genomic interval of Oryza sativa Japonica Group chromosome 7, ASM3414082v1 harbors:
- the LOC4342867 gene encoding pentatricopeptide repeat-containing protein At2g46050, mitochondrial, translated as MRRAAALLRLLRSGASAGVRGRPACAAVHPLAVKSGSGSDARVATALADAYAKSGLVDRARRVFDETPLRDQVLWNVMVSCYSSHGLVRECWDVFGSMRRSGFPGDGFTFSALLSVRASSSSSCYDHANLLLVLGSSVHGIVIRLGLHLDVVVATALLDMYAKCGQVAEASRVFDAMVLRNTVSWNAIIVCYGKHDRGKEAFDLFVSMMRHGFCPDELTLASLLSSCADMAAANEATQLHAYTVRRGLQDFLQVGNALIMAYGKNGFVQEAKRTFGMIHNPDLVTWSSMVSSFAYLGLAKSAIDLFDRMLQQGIRADGIAFLGVLSACSHAGLIEDGFKYFLLMTRDYKIDPTPQHLACLVDLLGRAGRIRDAYEFLVNMSCDANVDVIGAFLGACRMRGNIESAKWAASRLFSLKPDDPINYLLISNTYAAAGDWNELAKVRSVMRNMCGNKVPGCSWIEIGGIVQTFVSNDMMLHQSREMQRMMELLVSLVEQDCNGDDTICNDPSSILKWQDFYLAFD; from the coding sequence ATGCGGCGCGCCGCTGCcctgctccgcctcctccgctccgggGCCAGCGCCGGCgtccgcggccgccccgcctgcgCGGCGGTCCACCCGCTCGCCGTCAAGTCCGGGAGCGGCTCCGACGCCCGCGTGGCCACCGCGCTCGCCGACGCCTACGCCAAGTCCGGACTCGTCGACCGCGCCCGCAGGGTGTTCGACGAAACGCCGCTCCGGGACCAGGTGCTCTGGAACGTCATGGTCTCCTGCTACTCTTCGCACGGCCTTGTGAGGGAGTGCTGGGATGTCTTTGGCTCCATGAGGCGGTCTGGTTTTCCCGGCGATGGCTTCACGTTCAGTGCCTTGCTCAGTGTGcgtgcttcttcttcttcttcgtgctATGACCATGCCAACCTGTTGCTGGTCCTGGGAAGCTCGGTGCATGGGATTGTGATCAGGTTGGGTCTCCACCTGGATGTGGTGGTAGCCACTGCGCTCCTTGATATGTATGCCAAATGCGGCCAAGTTGCTGAGGCTAGCCGGGTGTTTGATGCCATGGTGCTGAGAAATACCGTATCCTGGAATGCAATCATTGTTTGCTATGGTAAGCATGACAGAGGCAAGGAAGCCTTCGACCTTTTCGTGTCGATGATGAGACATGGGTTTTGCCCTGACGAGCTTACGCTTGCCAGTCTACTTAGTTCCTGTGCCGACATGGCGGCTGCTAATGAGGCTACTCAGCTTCATGCTTACACTGTTAGAAGAGGCTTGCAAGACTTTCTACAAGTGGGCAATGCCCTTATCATGGCTTATGGTAAGAATGGTTTTGTTCAAGAAGCAAAACGAACATTTGGTATGATCCATAACCCAGATCTAGTTACATGGTCATCAATGGTTTCTTCTTTTGCATATCTTGGACTTGCCAAGAGTGCAATCGACCTGTTTGACAGAATGCTCCAACAAGGCATACGGGCTGATGGCATTGCATTTCTTGGAGTTCTTTCTGCGTGCAGTCATGCTGGGCTCATTGAAGATGGCTTCAAGTACTTTCTTCTAATGACGAGGGACTACAAAATTGATCCAACTCCGCAGCATCTTGCTTGTCTAGTTGATCTCTTAGGGAGAGCTGGTAGGATTAGAGATGCCTACGAATTTTTGGTCAATATGTCCTGCGACGCAAATGTTGATGTCATTGGAGCTTTCCTTGGTGCTTGCAGAATGCGAGGAAACATTGAGTCAGCAAAGTGGGCTGCCTCTAGGCTATTTAGTCTAAAGCCAGATGATCCAATCAATTACCTGCTTATATCTAATACGTATGCTGCTGCAGGAGATTGGAATGAGCTTGCAAAGGTAAGAAGTGTAATGAGGAACATGTGTGGCAACAAGGTGCCGGGCTGTAGCTGGATAGAGATAGGTGGAATTGTTCAGACATTTGTATCCAATGATATGATGCTCCATCAGTCAAGAGAGATGCAAAGAATGATGGAACTTCTTGTTTCATTAGTGGAACAAGATTGCAATGGTGATGACACAATTTGCAATGATCCATCATCGATTTTAAAATGGCAAGATTTTTATCTGGCATTTGATTAA